Proteins encoded by one window of Myripristis murdjan chromosome 1, fMyrMur1.1, whole genome shotgun sequence:
- the rab3da gene encoding RAB3D, member RAS oncogene family, a, which yields MALAGDPGAGQQTQEQRDAADQNFDYMFKLLIIGNSSVGKTSFLFRYADDSFTSAFVSTVGIDFKVKTIYRNDKRVKLQIWDTAGQERYRTITTAYYRGAMGFLLMYDITSQESFYAVQDWATQIKTYSWDNAQVVLVGNKLDLEEDRQVPTEDAQRLATELGFQFFEASAKDNINVKQVFDRLVDVICEKMSESVNGDASASANHKGASLKETTPNSQGGCAC from the exons ATGGCATTAGCCGGTGATCCAGGGGCGGGCCAGCAGACGCAGGAGCAGAGGGATGCGGCCGATCAGAACTTCGACTACATGTTCAAGCTGCTGATCATTGGCAACAGCAGCGTGGGAAAGACCTCCTTCTTGTTCCGCTATGCAGATGACTCCTTCACTTCAGCCTTCGTCAGCACGGTGGGAATTGACTTCAAAGTCAAGACCATCTACAGGAATGACAAGAGAGTTAAACTACAGATCTGG GACACAGCGGGGCAGGAGCGTTACCGGACCATCACTACAGCCTACTACAGAGGAGCCATGGGGTTCCTGCTCATGTACGATATCACCAGCCAGGAGTCGTTCTATGCTGTACAGGACTG GGCCACCCAGATCAAGACGTACTCGTGGGACAACGCTCAGGTAGTCCTGGTGGGCAATAAGCTGGATTTGGAAGAAGACAGACAAGTCCCTACTGAGGACGCCCAGAGGCTGGCTACAGAATTAG gcTTCCAGTTCTTCGAGGCCAGCGCCAAAGACAATATCAACGTGAAGCAGGTCTTCGACAGGCTGGTGGATGTCATCTGTGAGAAAATGAGCGAGAGTGTCAACGGTGATGCCAGTGCGTCAGCCAATCACAAGGGAGCCAGCCTAAAGGAGACGACCCCCAACAGCCAGGGTGGCTGCGCCTGCTGA
- the LOC115365208 gene encoding tetraspanin-1-like, whose translation MCCSGFLKTMMFIFNGCIFLAGAAILGVGVWVKVDSSSMLDLLGSLEGAPPQLAQLANVSYLLMAAGAVLLVIGFLGCCGAIKESKCMLLTFFIIVLIIFLAEVAGAVVMLVFQPLAEKLLDDLEVEVIKSIEKDYGESQSLTSLWNATMEELKCCGYRNYTNFDDSPFHKEHGGIYPDPCCNTTITDTIGVCSDTAARLSMIDGCFNKLLQLIKDNALIIAGVALGISALEIAAMVVSMTLYKQIGRKG comes from the exons ATGTGTTGCTCTGGATTTCTCAAAACCATGATGTTTATCTTCAATGGCTGCATCTTT TTGGCAGGTGCAGCCATCCTGGGGGTGGGAGTGTGGGTGAAGGTGGACAGCAGTTCCATGCTGGACTTGCTGGGAAGCCTGGAGGGTGCTCCACCTCAGCTGGCCCAATTGGCCAACGTGAGCTACCTGCTCATGGCTGCAGGCGCTGTGCTGCTGGTCATTGGCTTCCTGGGCTGCTGTGGGGCCATCAAGGAGAGCAAGTGTATGCTGCTGACG TTCTTCATCATTGTGCTGATCATCTTCCTCGCCGAGGTTGCTGGTGCTGTGGTGATGCTCGTATTTCAGCCATTG GCTGAAAAACTTCTGGATGATCTGGAGGTTGAAGTAATAAAGAGTATTGAAAAGGACTATGGAGAGAGTCAAAGCCTGACCTCTCTCTGGAATGCTACCATGGAGGAG TTGAAGTGCTGTGGATACAGGAACTATACCAACTTTGATGACTCCCCTTTTCACAAAGAGCACGGAGGGATTTATCCTGACCCTTGTTGCAATACAACCATCACAGACACCATTGGTGTATGCAGTGATACCGCAGCACGTCTTTCG ATGATTGATGGGTGTTTTAACAAACTGCTGCAGCTGATAAAGGACAACGCTTTGATCATtgcaggtgtggcactgggcaTCAGTGCTCTTGAG ATTGCAGCCATGGTGGTTTCAATGACCCTCTACAAGCAGATTGGCAGAAAGGGATAA
- the dand5 gene encoding DAN domain family member 5: protein MAFVINFVFLSVWAVVAYTLPHNTILKSSSFDFESSGSGPDEPVRGIVKVVRVNPHVLPQSGLFRRGLAPRGAPSLSSRLPFPAFLSRGRPGSALAPKAPVSPLHHLRPETPTGLDLKKRQGLQMWQRAMEKGDHGKMSMSLPVSLKDTTKQTCSAVPFTQRVTAEGCSTVTVHNKLCFGQCSSLFVPSGGEFSGLGTGTGGLHRAPCSRCAPSKAHTVSIPLHCGAEVRQKRVMVVEECKCETGREEGHAEAAALTHL from the exons ATGGCTTTTGTcatcaattttgtttttttgtcagtttgggCAGTTGTAGCTTATACACTCCCTCACAATACCATTCTCAAAAGCTCATCGTTCGACTTTGAGTCATCTGGCAGCGGGCCAGATGAACCTGTCCGAGGAATAGTCAAAGTTGTACGAGTCAACCCGCATGTCCTGCCTCAGTCAGGGCTCTTCAGACGGGGTCTAGCCCCCAGGGGAGccccctccctcagctccagaTTGCCCTTCCCTGCCTTCCTGTCGCGAGGACGGCCAGGCTCAGCCCTGGCCCCGAAGGCTCCAGTAAGCCCCCTCCACCACCTACGCCCTGAAACCCCCACTGGGTTGGACCTGAAGAAGAGACAAGGTCTGCAGATGTGGCAGAGGGCCATGGAGAAAGGAGACCATGGAAAGATGAGCATGTCTCTGCCTGTCAGCCTGAAGGACACTACTAAACAGACATGCTCTGCCGTACCTTTCACTCAG CGAGTGACAGCAGAGGGATGCAGCACGGTGACAGTGCACAACAAGCTGTGTTTTGGCCAGTGCAGCTCTCTGTTCGTCCCATCTGGGGGGGAGTTTTCCGGGCTGGGTACCGGGACGGGAGGCCTCCATCGTGCCCCCTGCTCCCGCTGCGCCCCATCCAAGGCTCACACTGTGTCCATACCCCTGCACTGTGGAGCCGAGGTCCGGCAGAAGCGAGTGATGGTGGTCGAAGAATGCAAGTGTGAGACAGGCCGTGAGGAGGGACAtgctgaggctgcagctttAACACACCTCTGA